The following coding sequences are from one Paramormyrops kingsleyae isolate MSU_618 chromosome 21, PKINGS_0.4, whole genome shotgun sequence window:
- the LOC111836553 gene encoding intestinal-type alkaline phosphatase-like, giving the protein MQYDISMALLTTRRVTHNMAPCRITLIAGVLLCMAVDQSRAVIPVEEENPRFWNEKGNQSLTQALNLQPIVGQAKNLILFLGDGMGIPTVTATRILKGQMDGKTGEETTLTMDTFPFLALSKTYNVDKQMPDSAGTATAYLTGVKANYGTLGLNAAARRGQCNTTFGNEVESVLHRARRAGMSVGIVSTARVQHASPGATYSHSADRNWYSDADLPVDAVKQGCRDIAFQLVNNTDINVILGGGRTYMFPKATQDPEYNTSYGSRLDNTDLVDKWLTGKKNAKYVWNKADFDAVNADDVDYLMGLFEPKDMRYELERNLKTDPSLPEMVEKAIRILRKNSKGFYLFVEGGRIDHGHHDGKARQALTEGVQFDLAIAKALELVNIKDTLMVVTADHSHVFSFGGNSARGNPVFGLSSSYGQDNQPFTTALYGNGPGFQIVNGSRPLINASIAGGTDYMQQAAVPLDSETHGSEDVAIFAQGPMAHLFHGVQEQSYIAHVMAYAACLEPYTACPNAGPGALKASLLALLIALLGTVTLS; this is encoded by the exons ATGCAGTACGACATCAGTATGGCTCTTTTAACGACACGACGTGTGACACATAACATGGCTCCGTGTCGTATTACCCTGATCGCGGGGGTCCTGCTCTGCATGGCGGTGGACCAGTCCAGGGCCGTCATCCCCG TTGAAGAGGAGAACCCTCGTTTTTGGAATGAGAAGGGAAACCAGTCCCTCACGCAGGCACTGAATCTGCAGCCTATTGTGGGCCAAGCCAAGAACCTTATCCTGTTTCTGGGTGATG GGATGGGCATCCCTACCGTGACAGCAACACGAATCCTCAAGGGCCAGATGGACGGCAAGACAGGAGAGGAGACCACGCTGACCATGGACACCTTTCCATTCCTGGCCCTTTCAAAG ACCTACAATGTGGATAAGCAGATGCCTGACAGTGCGGGCACTGCCACAGCCTACTTGACTGGCGTCAAGGCCAACTATGGCACGCTGGGCCTGAATGCAGCAGCCCGGCGTGGCCAGTGCAATACCACCTTCGGCAACGAGGTCGAATCTGTGCTGCACAGGGCCAGGAGAGCAG GGATGTCAGTGGGCATCGTGTCTACAGCACGGGTGCAGCACGCCTCACCCGGCGCTACCTATTCGCACTCGGCCGACAGGAACTGGTATAGTGACGCCGACCTGCCGGTGGATGCGGTGAAGCAGGGCTGCCGTGATATTGCCTTCCAGCTGGTCAACAACACTGACATCAAC GTCATTCTTGGAGGTGGCCGTACCTACATGTTCCCCAAAGCCACACAAGACCCAGAGTACAACACCAGTTATGGATCCCGATTAGACAACACTGATCTCGTCGATAAATGGCTCACGGGAAAGAAG AACGCAAAGTACGTGTGGAACAAAGCTGATTTTGATGCTGTGAATGCAGATGATGTGGACTACTTGATGG GCCTGTTTGAACCAAAGGACATGCGCTACGAGCTGGAACGCAACCTCAAAACTGATCCATCCCTCCCGGAGATGGTGGAGAAAGCCATCAGGATCCTCAGAAAGAACTCCAAAGGATTCTACCTGTTTGTGGAAG GTGGCAGGATAGACCACGGTCACCATGATGGCAAAGCCAGGCAGGCCCTGACCGAGGGTGTGCAGTTTGATCTGGCCATCGCCAAAGCCTTGGAGCTGGTGAACATCAAGGACACACTGATGGTGGTCACGGCAGACCACTCTCACGTCTTCAGCTTCGGAGGCAATTCTGCCAGGGGAAATCCCGTCTTTG GGCTGTCAAGCTCCTACGGCCAGGATAACCAGCCCTTCACTACAGCACTGTATGGAAACGGACCAGGATTCCAAATAGTCAATGGAAGCCGTCCTTTGATTAATGCCTCCATAGCAG GTGGTACGGACTACATGCAGCAAGCGGCTGTACCTTTGGACTCGGAGACGCATGGCTCAGAGGACGTGGCCATCTTTGCCCAAGGACCCATGGCCCACCTCTTCCACGGAGTGCAGGAACAGAGCTACATTGCCCATGTTATGGCCTATGCCGCTTGCCTGGAGCCCTACACTGCCTGCCCCAATGCGGGGCCTGGCGCTCTGAAAGCCAGCCTCCTAGCTTTGCTGATAGCCCTGCTGGGCACCGTCACGCTGTCCTGA